A genome region from Penaeus vannamei isolate JL-2024 chromosome 20, ASM4276789v1, whole genome shotgun sequence includes the following:
- the LOC113814220 gene encoding folate receptor gamma isoform X1: MCKENVSLELIIRMEKNKHSLLCLLIVLQCGMALGQKTSNVDELLNWCLDARHHKKLPGPEGDLFKQCTPWKMRSCCTEEVTRKIHEDSLYSFNFNHCMHQTKKEMSRECHRHFKQDHCFYECSPNVGPWVVSEKRSWRKERYFKVPLCASDCEAWFNSCADDYTCTDNWSRNFDWLESSQCTSGTKCKTNFCPKGSDCRTFKEIYLTAQNFCEKVWDDAWEYTNDSSPCMRLWFDGIRGNPNDLTAKHYAFAIAGAESLSGSLQFLIAVIVLIWTVY, translated from the exons ATGTGTAAGGAGAATGTCAGTCTAGAG CTCATCATAAGGATGGAAAAGAATAAGCACTCCCTATTGTGTCTGCTCATAGTTCTCCAGTGTGGGATGGCCCTAGGACAGAAGACTTCAAATGTGGATGAGTTACTTAACTGGTGTTTGGATGCAAGGCACCACAAAAAGCTGCCTGGACCAGAAGGGGATCTTTTTAAACAG TGTACTCCATGGAAAATGCGATCTTGTTGCACAGAGGAAGTTACAAGGAAAATTCATGAAGACAGTCTTTACAGTTTTAATTTTAATCACTGTATGCATCAGACAAAGAAGGAAATGTCACGTGAATGCCACAGACACTTTAAACAGGACCACTGCTTCTATGAATGCTCTCCAAATGTTGGTCCCTGGGTTGTGTCG GAAAAACGATCATGGCGGAAAGAACGTTACTTCAAAGTCCCACTCTGTGCAAGTGACTGTGAAGCATGGTTCAACAGCTGTGCAGATGATTACACTTGTACAGACAATTGGTCACGGAATTTTGATTGGCTTGAGAGTTCACAGTGTACTTCGGGTACAAAGTGCAAAACCAATTTTTGTCCCAAGGGGTCAGACTGCAGGACATTCAAGGAGATTTACCTGACAGCTCAGAATTTCTGTGAAAAA gttTGGGATGATGCATGGGAATACACAAATGACAGTAGCCCATGCATGCGATTGTGGTTTGATGGAATTAGAGGAAACCCCAATGATCTAACTGCTAAACATTATGCCTTTGCAATTGCAGGAGCAGAATCTCTCTCAGGCAGTTTGCAATTCTTAATTGCTGTGATAGTTTTAATATGGACTGTTTATTAA
- the LOC113814220 gene encoding folate receptor gamma isoform X2, translating into MEKNKHSLLCLLIVLQCGMALGQKTSNVDELLNWCLDARHHKKLPGPEGDLFKQCTPWKMRSCCTEEVTRKIHEDSLYSFNFNHCMHQTKKEMSRECHRHFKQDHCFYECSPNVGPWVVSEKRSWRKERYFKVPLCASDCEAWFNSCADDYTCTDNWSRNFDWLESSQCTSGTKCKTNFCPKGSDCRTFKEIYLTAQNFCEKVWDDAWEYTNDSSPCMRLWFDGIRGNPNDLTAKHYAFAIAGAESLSGSLQFLIAVIVLIWTVY; encoded by the exons ATGGAAAAGAATAAGCACTCCCTATTGTGTCTGCTCATAGTTCTCCAGTGTGGGATGGCCCTAGGACAGAAGACTTCAAATGTGGATGAGTTACTTAACTGGTGTTTGGATGCAAGGCACCACAAAAAGCTGCCTGGACCAGAAGGGGATCTTTTTAAACAG TGTACTCCATGGAAAATGCGATCTTGTTGCACAGAGGAAGTTACAAGGAAAATTCATGAAGACAGTCTTTACAGTTTTAATTTTAATCACTGTATGCATCAGACAAAGAAGGAAATGTCACGTGAATGCCACAGACACTTTAAACAGGACCACTGCTTCTATGAATGCTCTCCAAATGTTGGTCCCTGGGTTGTGTCG GAAAAACGATCATGGCGGAAAGAACGTTACTTCAAAGTCCCACTCTGTGCAAGTGACTGTGAAGCATGGTTCAACAGCTGTGCAGATGATTACACTTGTACAGACAATTGGTCACGGAATTTTGATTGGCTTGAGAGTTCACAGTGTACTTCGGGTACAAAGTGCAAAACCAATTTTTGTCCCAAGGGGTCAGACTGCAGGACATTCAAGGAGATTTACCTGACAGCTCAGAATTTCTGTGAAAAA gttTGGGATGATGCATGGGAATACACAAATGACAGTAGCCCATGCATGCGATTGTGGTTTGATGGAATTAGAGGAAACCCCAATGATCTAACTGCTAAACATTATGCCTTTGCAATTGCAGGAGCAGAATCTCTCTCAGGCAGTTTGCAATTCTTAATTGCTGTGATAGTTTTAATATGGACTGTTTATTAA